The Gemmatimonadota bacterium genomic sequence AGGCCGATAGTAAAGTCAAAGCGCGAAGCGCCGTCTACCGCGAATCCCGAGACGTCGATCGAGCCGCCGGTCGTGGAGACGTCGACGGTGGTCCGATAGTCGAGCGTGGTCACGCTGCGCGTCACGACCTTGAGCCGGAGGGCGATCGCGTTCCCCGTGCTGGCGCCCTCGTCGAGGAGGTCGGCGTACCCGATCTCGCGTCCGACGATCGGCTTCCCACCTGCATCCTGTTCATAGGCGATGAAGCGCACGCCGTTGGTTGGGGCGCCGGTGCGCGCGGAGTCAATGACGTAGTGGTCCAGCGTCGCGCGGTAGACGAGGGTGCGTCCGAGGTGGCGAGTGGAGATCACCGTCTTCGCGAACGTTGATGTCCGTGCCTGGAGATGGGCGGCCCGGAAGAGATTCACGGCGTACGCACGCCCTGCGCGGTCTTGCACGAGGGACGGCAGGTCCTGCATGGCGGCGACGAGTGTGCCGGTGCTCATCGGCGTGCGTCCGCCGAGCCCACTGACCGCGACGAATCCCTCGGAGCCCAGGAGCTGGCTCAGCGCCTGGTAGTCGGCCAACGCGGCACCCGGGTCGGGCGAATCGACGGTGGGTGCCGTGGACTGTTCACAGGCGGCGGTCATCGTGACCAAGGCGAACGTCAGGGCCGTGGTGACCCGCTGGTATGCTGCGCTTCCGGACATGTCAGTGTGCTCCCTCCCGACTCGGCGCGGGATCCTGGGTTGGTCAGGTACTCGGGAGTGTGTGCGCGGCCGTCCGCAGCGATATGACAGCGTTTGCGAGGCTATTCGTGGCGGATGGCGTCGATGGGGTCGAGGAGCGAGGCGCGCCGGGCCGGCCACGTGCCGAAGGCCAGCCCGACCAGCAGCGAGGCAGCCGCCGCCGCGGCCAGGGATCCGACGCTGAACGACGCCTGGATGAACGCCGCCTGGGCAAAGCGGCGGATGAGTGCGGTGATCCCGAACGACCCAATGAGGCCCAGCACGATCCCGACGGCCGCGCCAAAGGCGGAGATCGCCACCGACTCTGCGAGGAACTGCCACAGGATGTCGCGACGCGTGGCACCGGCGGCGCGCCGCAGCCCGATCTCGCGCGTGCGCTCGGAGACGCTGGCGAGGAGGACGTTCATGATCCCGATCCCTCCGACCGAGGAGGAAATGCCGGTAATCGCCCCCATGAGCAGCTTGAAGACCAGGATCCCCTGCGCCGCCTGCTCGGCGCGGGCTCGGTAGGTCTCGACCGTGACCGCGCGTCGCCCGCCATGCTCGCGGGCGTTAGTGTCGAACCATCCCTCAATGCGCTGCTGGAGCGGCGCGACGTCCTCGATGCTCGCGGCGAGCAGCTGAATGGACGGGAAGGCTGTCCCGCGTGCCGCGGCGATCCGTCCGGCGACCGGGTAGGGAACCTCGGCCATTGCGGCTGGCGGCCCCGGGGCCGCCGCCAGTACACCAACGACCAGCAGGGAGTCGTTGCCCATCGAGAGCCAGTGCCCCACGAGGGAGTCGGGTTGGCCGGGCCGGAGTCGCCGCGCCAGGGTCCACGACGAGACCAGCACGGGGGATGCACTGTCGGCGGGCGTGAGGGCCCGGCCCGCGCGAAGGGGCAAGGCCGGCGGCGTGGCCCCGAGCGTTCCCCGGAGCGTGACGAGTCGCCGCACGGTGTCGAGGCGTGCCTGCGCCCGCGCCTGCACCATGATGGATGCCGACGCAACGCCGGGGAGTCCACGCAGCGCGTTCCACATGTCGACGGTGAGCGCCATCGTATCCGGGCGTGAGAAGGCATCGCCGTCGACGGTCTCTGTCATCCGGGAGGAGATGCCGATCGCCTGGATGGGCGAGGTCGACTGGAGTTGCTCACGGGCGGACCGCTCCATGCCATCGCCGAGGGAGAGGACCGCGACCAGGGCCGCGACGCCGATAATCATCCCGAGGGTGGAGAGGGCAGTGCGCAGGGGGTTGATGCGGAGGGCATCGGCCCCGATGCGGGCAGCATTGAGAAGCACGGGCGAGGAGGAGGAGAACGCGGGACATGGCGGTGCGAACTACACCGGTGGCGCGAGTCCCGCCCTTCGTGAGGGCGAACATCGAACCAGGGGTGCAGGCGGACCCGGGGATGGTACGGGCCTGGGGACTCCTACGGCAGCCGGGTGCGGCGCGTTTCCTCGCCGGGGGTTGATGTGCAGGCGTCTCGCCACGGTGGCCCGGGCGATGGCGCGCCGCGCCCTCCCTCTTGCTGTCGAAACCCGACACCAGCAACTTCCGTTGTGTAGAAACCCGACACAACACACCATGCCGCCACACGAAGCCGATGTCCTGCGGGGCACCCTCGACCTCCTGATCCTCAAGGTCCTCCTGCGCGAACCGATGCACGGCTGGGGGGTGAGCCAACGCATCCAGGAGCGCTCGCGCGGCGTGCTGGACGTCAACCAGGGGTCGCTGTATCCCGCGCTCCAACGCCTGGAGCAACGCGGGCTGGTGCGCAGCGAGTGGCAACAGACCGAGGAGAACCGGCGGGCGAAGTACTACGCGCTGACGCCTGCCGGGCGGAGAGCGGTGACGGCGGAGACCAATAGCTGGCGGCGCTATGTCCAGGCCGTCGAGTTCATCCTGGAGGGTTGAGCGATGCCGATGAGCTGGCGCGGACAGTGGTTGCGGCTGCGGGCGTTGATCGCGCCCCGAGTCGCGGAGCGAGACCTGGATGAGGAGATGACGTTCCACCTGGAACAGGAAACGGCGCGCTGGCGTCGCGAGGGGTTGGGGGCGGTCGAGGCCCGGCAGCGGGCGCTGGCGTCTTTCGGTGGGATGGAGGTGACAAAGGAGGCGCTGCGCGATGGACGCGGAGGCCGTCCGCTGCACGACGCAGGCCGCGACCTGCGGTATGCGTTCCGCCTGTTTCGTCGGCAGCCGCTGCTCGCTGGGACGGTGCTGCTCGTGCTCAGCCTGGGGATCGGGGCCTCGGTTGCGGTCTTCACGGCGGTGAACGCTGTGCTCCTTCGGCCGTTGCCGTTTCCCGAGCCGGAGCGCCTCATCTCGCTGTGGGAGAGCAATCCACTCAAGGGGTGGGTGCAGGAGACGGCGGCGCCGGCCAACATGCTCGACTGGGAAGCCCAAGTACCGGCCCTGGATGGTGTGGCGGCGTGGGTGCCCTTTGACGACGAGGTGTCCGTGGTCACCGGCGACCGCGCCACGTCCCTTTCCGTCACTGGCGTCACGGGTGGCTTCTTCTCGGTGCTTGGCGTGGCACCGATCCTCGGGCGTGGCTTCGAGCCCCGGGAGACCTGGTCCACGCCGACACGGGTCACGGTGCTGAGTCATGCCACGTGGCGCGACCACTTCGGGAGCGACCCCAACATTGTGGGTCGGACGATCCGCGCCGATGGACACGATGTGGAGGTGATCGGCGTCATGGGACCGGACTTTGCCTTTCCGTCGGCGTCGACCGAGCTCTGGGTGCCAACGCGGTGGGAGGCGGCGAGCCGTGACCAGGACTGGTTTCGTCGCGCGCACTTCGTGCGGCCTTTTGCCCGGCTCCGTGCGGGGGCCACGGTGGCGCAGGTCAATGCGCAGCTCGATGGGGTGATGCGCCAGCTGGAGGCGCGACACCCGGTGATCAATGAGCAGATGCGCGCCGGGGCGGGGCCCCTGCAGGAGTTCCTGGTTGGCGCGTCACGGACGCCCCTGCTGGTCCTGCTCGGCGCCACCGTGCTGCTCCTGGTCATTGCGTGCGCGAACGTCGGGACGTTGCTCCTGGTGCGGGCGACGACGAGGGAACGCGAAGTGGTCATGCGCCGGGCGTTAGGCGCGAGCCGCGGGCGGATTGCGCGTCAGGCGTTCATGGAGAGCGGCGTGCTGGCCCTGGCGGGTGGGGCCGTGGGGATGTGGCTGGGGGCCATGGGCCTTCGGCTGATCGCGACGTACCAGCCGCCGGGGCTGCTCCCGGTGACCGACCTCTCGATTGACGCCCGCGTGGTCCTCGTGGTGGCGGTGGCGTGCCTCGTCTGCGCGGTGGTGTTCGGCGCCGTGCCGGCCCTCTGGTCCGCCCAGCGTCCGGCGGCGGACGCCCTGCGGGAGGCGACGCGCTCCACGAGTGCGTCACAGCGCGCGCGCCGGTGGGTGACGACCCTGGTGATGGCGGAGGTCGCGTTAGGCGTGATGCTGACCGTTGGCGCCGGGGTCTTCGTGCGGAGTTATCGGTCCCTCCTGCGTGTCGATCCGGGGTTCGATCCACGCGGGGTCTCGGTGGTCTCGCTCACGCTCCCCGGGGCGAGGTACGAGACCGGGGAGCAGATCAATGGGTTTTACGACGCGCTGCTGGAGCGGGTGCGCGCCTTGCCCGGTGTGGAAGGCGCGGCCTTGACGACGGTCCTCCCCCTGACCGGCGGCGGATACACGTCGGACTTCGTGATCCAGGGGATGGGCGAGGCCGGGACCGGGCGTGAGGTCCGGCACCGGCAGGTGTCGGCGGACTACTTCCATGTCATGAAGGTTCCCCTTCTCACGGGGCGCGTGTTTGAGCCGGGTGACGTGCGCACGGCGGAGCCCGTGGTCCTGATCAACAGGGCCATGGCCGAGCGGTACTTCAAGGGACGCGACCCGATCGGGGCGTTCATCACGCAGGACCTGGTGCCAGACAGCGCGTCCACCTGGCGACGGGTGGTCGGCGTGGTCGGGGACGAACGGGGACGCGATGTCACCGCGGAGCCGGGACTCGACATGATCGAGCCGATCGCCCAGGACCGTTCCAACGGCTTTCACCTGATGGTCCGCTCGGCGAACCCCGCCTCGGTGGTATTGCCGGCGATCCAGCGCACGATCGCCAGCCTGGATCCGACCATCGCGCCAAGTGCCATGCGCACGATGGAGGATATCCGGGGGCTTTCGGTGTCACGCAACCGGTTCCTCGCCCTCATGATCACGCTGTTCGCTGCGGTGGGCGGGGTGCTGGCGGTCGTTGGGGTCTATGGCGTTGTGGCACATGCGACCCAGCGCCGACTGCCGGAGATGGGAATTCGCCTGGCGCTCGGCGCGCCCGTGGCTGGGCTGCGCTGGCTCGTCGTGCGCCAGGGGCTCGCCTTGGCGGCCGGAGGGGTGGCGCTGGGGGTTGCTGGGGTGGTCGCCATGCGCGGTGCCATCGTGGGTTTCGTCCACGGTGTGTCACCACTGGATCCGTTTACGGTGGGCTGGGTGACCATGGCTGTGCTTGGGACAGCGGTCCTGGCGGCATGGCTGCCGGCCCGGCGCATGAACCGAAGTGACGTCCTGAGCCAGAGCCTGCGGGGGTGACACGGAGCCTTGACAATAATAATTGTCAAGGCTAACATCCTCGCATGCACGACATCCAGGTCATTGACGATCCGGCGGTGGCGACCGTGGCCCTGGAGCCGACGCGTAGCCGCCTGCTCGCTGAACTGGCTTCGCCAGCCTCGGCGGCCACCCTCGCGGCCCGCGTGGGGCTTGCCCGGCAAAAGGTCAACTACCACCTGCATGCGCTCGAGACCCACGGGCTGGTCCAGCTCGCGGAGGAGCGGAAGTGGGGTGGGTTGACCGAGCGCCTCCTCGTGGCGACCGCCGCGTCGTATGTGGTCTCGCCGGGGGCGCTCGGCCCGGTTGCTGTTGACCCGCAGCGCCAGGTGGACCGTCTGTCCGCGAGTTACCTCATCGCCCTGGGGGCCCGGCTGACGCGCGAGGTCGGAAGCCTCGTACGCCGCGCCCGCGATGCGGGCAAGCGCCTCGCGACGCTGGCCGTCGACGTCGAGGTGCGCTTTCGATCGGCGGCCGAGCGGGCCGCGTTCACTACAGAGCTGTCCGAAGCCATCGCGACACTCGTGGCGAAATACCACGATGCGTCCGCTCCCGGCGGTCGCGCCTTTCGCCTGGTTGTTGTCGCGCATCCACTCCCGCAGCACCCCACCTCCGAGGGATCCTCATGAGTGTCAACAAAGGAAGCGACGGACGCCGTTCCGTCGAGGTCGAGATCGAGGTTCCGGGCACCCCGGAGGACGTGTGGCAGGCGATCGCCTCTGGGCCAGGGCTCTCCGCGTGGTTCGTGCCGGCCGTCTTCGAAGAGGAGCAGGGTCGGCCGGTCGCGGTTACCCTGGATTTTGGCCCGGGGATGGCGTCTCGCTCGGTTGTCACCAACTGGGATCCACCACGAGTCTTCGCGCGAGAGGGTTCGGGCTGGGTTGCCGGATCGCCACCGCTCGCGACGGAGTTCATCGTCGAGGCGAGGGCGGGTGGGGTGTGCCGCGTGCGCATCGTCCAGAGCCTGTTCGCAAGCACCGACGATTGGGACGGGCAACTGACTGGTGC encodes the following:
- a CDS encoding PadR family transcriptional regulator, which translates into the protein MPPHEADVLRGTLDLLILKVLLREPMHGWGVSQRIQERSRGVLDVNQGSLYPALQRLEQRGLVRSEWQQTEENRRAKYYALTPAGRRAVTAETNSWRRYVQAVEFILEG
- a CDS encoding ABC transporter permease, which codes for MSWRGQWLRLRALIAPRVAERDLDEEMTFHLEQETARWRREGLGAVEARQRALASFGGMEVTKEALRDGRGGRPLHDAGRDLRYAFRLFRRQPLLAGTVLLVLSLGIGASVAVFTAVNAVLLRPLPFPEPERLISLWESNPLKGWVQETAAPANMLDWEAQVPALDGVAAWVPFDDEVSVVTGDRATSLSVTGVTGGFFSVLGVAPILGRGFEPRETWSTPTRVTVLSHATWRDHFGSDPNIVGRTIRADGHDVEVIGVMGPDFAFPSASTELWVPTRWEAASRDQDWFRRAHFVRPFARLRAGATVAQVNAQLDGVMRQLEARHPVINEQMRAGAGPLQEFLVGASRTPLLVLLGATVLLLVIACANVGTLLLVRATTREREVVMRRALGASRGRIARQAFMESGVLALAGGAVGMWLGAMGLRLIATYQPPGLLPVTDLSIDARVVLVVAVACLVCAVVFGAVPALWSAQRPAADALREATRSTSASQRARRWVTTLVMAEVALGVMLTVGAGVFVRSYRSLLRVDPGFDPRGVSVVSLTLPGARYETGEQINGFYDALLERVRALPGVEGAALTTVLPLTGGGYTSDFVIQGMGEAGTGREVRHRQVSADYFHVMKVPLLTGRVFEPGDVRTAEPVVLINRAMAERYFKGRDPIGAFITQDLVPDSASTWRRVVGVVGDERGRDVTAEPGLDMIEPIAQDRSNGFHLMVRSANPASVVLPAIQRTIASLDPTIAPSAMRTMEDIRGLSVSRNRFLALMITLFAAVGGVLAVVGVYGVVAHATQRRLPEMGIRLALGAPVAGLRWLVVRQGLALAAGGVALGVAGVVAMRGAIVGFVHGVSPLDPFTVGWVTMAVLGTAVLAAWLPARRMNRSDVLSQSLRG
- a CDS encoding helix-turn-helix transcriptional regulator, producing the protein MHDIQVIDDPAVATVALEPTRSRLLAELASPASAATLAARVGLARQKVNYHLHALETHGLVQLAEERKWGGLTERLLVATAASYVVSPGALGPVAVDPQRQVDRLSASYLIALGARLTREVGSLVRRARDAGKRLATLAVDVEVRFRSAAERAAFTTELSEAIATLVAKYHDASAPGGRAFRLVVVAHPLPQHPTSEGSS
- a CDS encoding ABC transporter permease, which translates into the protein MLLNAARIGADALRINPLRTALSTLGMIIGVAALVAVLSLGDGMERSAREQLQSTSPIQAIGISSRMTETVDGDAFSRPDTMALTVDMWNALRGLPGVASASIMVQARAQARLDTVRRLVTLRGTLGATPPALPLRAGRALTPADSASPVLVSSWTLARRLRPGQPDSLVGHWLSMGNDSLLVVGVLAAAPGPPAAMAEVPYPVAGRIAAARGTAFPSIQLLAASIEDVAPLQQRIEGWFDTNAREHGGRRAVTVETYRARAEQAAQGILVFKLLMGAITGISSSVGGIGIMNVLLASVSERTREIGLRRAAGATRRDILWQFLAESVAISAFGAAVGIVLGLIGSFGITALIRRFAQAAFIQASFSVGSLAAAAAASLLVGLAFGTWPARRASLLDPIDAIRHE